The proteins below come from a single Streptomyces sp. B3I8 genomic window:
- the cpt gene encoding chloramphenicol phosphotransferase CPT encodes MPAQVIVLNGGSSSGKSGIARCLQTVLPGPWLALGTDTLVEALPPALRTAGDGIGFADDGEVSVGPAFRAVEAAWIEGVAAMARAGARIVVDEVFLGGAHSQRRWQRALGGLPVLWVGVRCEAAVAAGREIARGDRTAGMAAAQADLVHRGVTYDLEVDTTRTEAMECARTIAARVG; translated from the coding sequence GTGCCGGCTCAGGTGATCGTCCTCAATGGTGGCTCCAGCTCGGGGAAGTCCGGGATCGCGCGGTGCCTGCAGACGGTGCTGCCCGGTCCGTGGCTCGCCCTCGGGACGGACACACTGGTCGAGGCGCTGCCGCCGGCCCTGCGGACCGCGGGGGACGGGATCGGGTTCGCCGACGACGGTGAGGTGAGCGTCGGCCCCGCGTTCCGCGCCGTGGAAGCGGCATGGATCGAGGGAGTCGCCGCGATGGCCCGCGCGGGCGCCCGGATCGTCGTCGACGAGGTCTTCCTCGGCGGCGCCCACTCGCAGCGCCGGTGGCAGCGGGCCCTGGGCGGACTGCCGGTGCTGTGGGTCGGCGTCAGGTGCGAGGCGGCGGTGGCCGCGGGGCGCGAGATCGCCCGGGGCGACCGTACCGCCGGAATGGCGGCGGCCCAGGCGGACCTGGTCCACCGGGGCGTGACCTACGACCTCGAGGTGGACACCACACGCACGGAGGCGATGGAGTGCGCGCGGACCATCGCCGCACGGGTCGGGTGA
- a CDS encoding SigE family RNA polymerase sigma factor, protein MTGAMGNSGSARDFETFVTARGPRLLRMAWLLTGDPHQAEDLLQTALAKVWPKWPRIADQHPEAYVRKTLVTTHASWWQRRWRGEVPHGELPDRPSTGGDPFAAVDLEQSLAAAVRSLPRRQRAVLVLRYLEDLSVEETAQIMGCGPGTVKSQSVKALRTLRTALGDRHPDVLGPGAGDAPSAGSAPSAFTAGGGRARA, encoded by the coding sequence ATGACCGGCGCGATGGGCAACAGCGGCAGCGCGCGGGACTTCGAGACGTTCGTCACAGCCCGCGGACCCCGCCTGCTGCGCATGGCGTGGCTGCTGACCGGGGACCCGCACCAGGCGGAGGACCTGCTGCAGACGGCGCTGGCGAAGGTGTGGCCCAAGTGGCCCCGGATCGCCGACCAGCACCCGGAGGCGTATGTGCGCAAGACGCTCGTCACCACGCACGCCTCGTGGTGGCAGCGCCGCTGGCGGGGCGAGGTGCCCCACGGCGAACTGCCCGACCGGCCCTCGACCGGCGGGGATCCCTTCGCCGCCGTGGACCTGGAACAGTCACTGGCCGCCGCGGTCAGAAGTCTGCCCCGGCGGCAGCGTGCCGTGCTGGTGCTGCGCTACCTGGAGGACCTCTCGGTCGAGGAGACCGCGCAGATCATGGGCTGCGGGCCCGGCACCGTCAAGAGCCAGAGCGTCAAGGCGCTCCGTACCCTGCGCACCGCCCTCGGCGACCGGCACCCGGACGTTCTCGGGCCCGGCGCCGGGGACGCACCGTCGGCCGGGAGCGCACCGTCGGCCTTCACCGCGGGCGGAGGGCGGGCGCGTGCCTGA
- a CDS encoding nucleotidyltransferase domain-containing protein, translating to MDEPLPTARALVRDRFPTARTAFLAGSVLTHRRTPTSDLDIVVLMDGPPAPGRENLVHRGWPTELFLQTEAVWRDFADKETAKRSSPLLAMCAEGTLLFDEDGLGASLQAEARSRWAAGPPPLSDGERDHLRYIVTDLLDDLRGCADPAERLYLVSHLLQRASELVLLAGGHWLGGGKWLSRRLAAAEPDLHHALYEAAREATDGDIKGFEAAVTRALDAAGGPLWDGYSIG from the coding sequence ATGGACGAACCCCTGCCCACCGCCCGCGCACTGGTGCGGGACCGGTTCCCCACCGCGCGGACGGCCTTCCTCGCCGGCAGCGTGCTCACCCACCGCCGCACGCCCACCTCCGACCTGGACATCGTGGTCCTCATGGACGGGCCGCCCGCCCCCGGCCGGGAGAACCTGGTGCACCGGGGCTGGCCCACCGAGCTGTTCCTGCAGACGGAGGCCGTCTGGCGGGACTTCGCCGACAAGGAGACCGCCAAGCGCAGTTCGCCGCTGCTCGCGATGTGCGCCGAGGGCACGCTGCTGTTCGACGAGGACGGACTGGGCGCCTCGCTCCAGGCAGAGGCCCGCAGCCGCTGGGCCGCGGGTCCGCCCCCGCTCTCGGACGGTGAGCGCGACCACCTGCGCTACATCGTGACCGATCTGCTCGACGACCTGCGCGGCTGCGCGGACCCCGCTGAGCGGCTGTACCTCGTCTCGCACCTGCTGCAGCGTGCCTCCGAGCTGGTCCTCCTGGCCGGCGGGCACTGGCTCGGCGGCGGCAAGTGGCTGTCGCGACGACTGGCCGCCGCCGAGCCCGACCTCCACCACGCGCTGTACGAGGCCGCCAGGGAGGCGACCGACGGGGACATCAAGGGCTTCGAGGCCGCCGTGACCCGGGCACTGGACGCCGCCGGCGGACCGTTGTGGGACGGATACAGCATCGGGTGA
- a CDS encoding LysR family transcriptional regulator has product MPDLELRHLRYLIAVAEAGSITRAARRLTMTQPALSRAVKALERTVGVPLFVRRSHATELTPAGAALLTEAYALVDRSRAALDRVRGTGSPARTLTVTAPSCDVVAVREATRSFEAARPGMRVDVVPREWLCETDELRTGAADVSFLRDRHDLDGLVVARLAHEPRMVLLPADHPLTVRERLTLFDLRDEPVTHWAGMTSREAAHWTGADVDRRPRRHGPLVRNATGVLAAVVLGRAVAFVHGSTLPDTVLPGLGVRPVDGLSGSSLEIAMPAHGAHPMAEEFVEHARNHWARPGG; this is encoded by the coding sequence GTGCCCGATCTCGAACTGCGACACCTCAGGTATCTCATCGCCGTGGCGGAGGCCGGCAGTATCACGCGGGCGGCACGCCGGCTGACGATGACCCAGCCGGCGCTGTCGCGGGCGGTCAAGGCGCTGGAGCGCACGGTCGGCGTCCCCCTTTTCGTGCGCCGCTCCCATGCCACCGAACTCACGCCCGCGGGGGCCGCGTTGCTCACCGAGGCGTACGCGCTGGTGGACCGTTCCAGGGCGGCTCTCGACCGCGTGCGCGGCACGGGGTCCCCGGCGCGGACCCTGACCGTGACCGCCCCGTCGTGCGACGTCGTGGCCGTGAGGGAGGCGACCCGGTCGTTCGAGGCGGCCCGTCCGGGCATGCGGGTCGACGTCGTTCCCCGCGAATGGCTCTGTGAGACCGACGAGTTGCGGACCGGTGCGGCGGACGTGTCGTTCCTGCGGGACCGCCACGACCTGGACGGACTGGTCGTCGCCCGGCTCGCCCACGAGCCCCGCATGGTGCTGCTGCCCGCCGACCACCCCCTGACGGTCCGCGAGAGGCTGACACTCTTTGACCTGCGGGACGAGCCGGTCACCCACTGGGCGGGCATGACATCGCGGGAGGCGGCCCACTGGACCGGCGCGGACGTCGACCGGCGCCCACGGCGGCACGGCCCCCTGGTACGGAACGCGACCGGTGTGCTCGCCGCCGTCGTGCTCGGCCGGGCCGTGGCCTTCGTCCACGGTTCGACGTTGCCGGACACCGTGCTCCCGGGGCTCGGTGTCCGGCCGGTCGACGGTCTCTCCGGGAGCAGTCTGGAGATCGCGATGCCGGCGCACGGTGCCCACCCGATGGCCGAGGAGTTCGTGGAACACGCACGCAACCACTGGGCCCGTCCGGGTGGTTGA
- a CDS encoding GNAT family N-acetyltransferase — protein sequence MTFTLSPEPWDSADGARLRAAMEKELAARYGIPDQETDRPTAETVDVFLIARDAAGEATGCGALRLLPDGTGEVKRMYVSPDARGTGVATALLRALEDHARQRGADTVQLSTGVEQPDAIRFYDREGYRRTDGYGPYRGHPMAVCFARRLA from the coding sequence GTGACTTTCACCCTCTCGCCGGAGCCCTGGGACAGCGCCGACGGCGCCCGCCTCCGTGCCGCCATGGAGAAGGAACTCGCCGCCCGCTACGGCATCCCGGACCAGGAGACCGACAGACCGACGGCGGAGACCGTCGACGTGTTCCTGATCGCCCGGGACGCGGCCGGCGAGGCGACCGGCTGCGGGGCCCTGCGCCTGCTGCCCGACGGCACCGGGGAGGTCAAGCGCATGTACGTGTCCCCGGACGCCCGCGGCACGGGCGTGGCCACGGCCCTCCTGCGGGCACTGGAGGACCACGCACGACAACGGGGGGCCGACACCGTCCAGCTGTCGACCGGCGTCGAACAGCCCGACGCGATCCGCTTCTACGACCGCGAGGGCTACCGGCGCACCGACGGCTACGGCCCCTACAGAGGCCATCCCATGGCCGTCTGCTTCGCCCGCCGACTGGCCTGA
- a CDS encoding TetR/AcrR family transcriptional regulator, with protein sequence MPRSGAEARRRLQQAALELYRERGYDRTTTAEIAARAGVNERTFFRHFPDKREVLFDSEADLRDALVRAVAEAPEGLRPLDVLLRAFRMAGRILEENRPFTEPRLAIIAVTPALRERDTAKAALLVEALTEALRRRGVPARLAGLAAQTGWGTFHHAAQAWIDDPSQDLQTHLLRAFDDLRELSGAPRPAPARAQTRAETER encoded by the coding sequence GTGCCACGCAGCGGAGCAGAAGCGCGTCGCCGCCTTCAGCAGGCGGCCCTGGAGCTGTACCGGGAACGCGGATACGACCGGACCACGACAGCCGAGATCGCCGCGCGCGCCGGCGTGAACGAGCGGACCTTCTTCCGGCATTTCCCGGACAAGCGCGAGGTCCTTTTCGACAGCGAGGCCGACCTGCGGGACGCGTTGGTGCGCGCCGTGGCGGAGGCGCCCGAGGGCCTGCGGCCGCTCGACGTGCTGCTGCGCGCCTTCCGGATGGCCGGACGCATTCTCGAGGAGAACCGTCCGTTCACCGAACCACGGCTGGCGATCATCGCGGTGACCCCGGCACTCCGCGAACGCGACACGGCGAAGGCCGCCTTGCTGGTCGAAGCGCTGACGGAGGCACTGCGGCGGCGCGGCGTCCCCGCCCGGCTGGCCGGCCTCGCCGCGCAGACCGGCTGGGGCACCTTCCACCACGCGGCCCAGGCCTGGATCGACGACCCCTCTCAGGACCTGCAGACGCATCTCCTGCGCGCCTTCGACGACCTGCGCGAACTCTCCGGGGCGCCCCGGCCCGCACCGGCGCGGGCACAGACCCGGGCCGAGACAGAGCGGTAA
- a CDS encoding SDR family oxidoreductase, whose product MHVFVTGGSGQTGPAVVSELLAGGHTVTALARSDTAAARLRALGATPHRGSLDDLDSLRGGAEAADGVLHMAYGGDFSDLDDMARRDRTAIETLGGPLEGSGRPLVVTSGTLVLPEGRVGGERDAPDEAGLAAFRVAGERACLDLAARGVRAVVVRLATTVHGPGDHGFVPMLVATARRTGVSAYVGDGANRWPAVHRGDAAVLFRLALEKAPAGSVLHGVDESGVTLRSVAEAIGRGLGLPAASVTPDEAVTHFGNPFMARVYAFDGPASSARTRELLGWSPRRPTLIEDLTHGDYFTAPQA is encoded by the coding sequence ATGCATGTGTTCGTCACCGGTGGTTCCGGCCAGACCGGTCCCGCCGTCGTCAGCGAGCTCCTCGCCGGCGGCCACACCGTCACCGCCCTGGCGCGCTCGGACACCGCCGCCGCCCGGCTGCGCGCGCTCGGAGCCACACCGCACCGCGGATCCCTGGACGACCTCGACAGCCTGCGCGGCGGCGCCGAGGCGGCCGACGGCGTCCTGCACATGGCCTACGGCGGCGACTTCTCCGACCTCGACGACATGGCGAGGCGCGACCGGACCGCGATCGAGACGCTCGGCGGTCCCCTGGAGGGGTCGGGCAGGCCGCTCGTCGTCACCTCCGGCACGCTCGTCCTGCCCGAGGGCCGGGTGGGCGGCGAGCGGGACGCGCCGGACGAAGCCGGTCTCGCCGCCTTCCGTGTGGCGGGCGAACGCGCCTGTCTGGACCTCGCCGCCCGGGGCGTGCGCGCCGTCGTGGTCCGCCTCGCCACCACCGTCCACGGACCCGGGGACCACGGCTTCGTCCCCATGCTCGTCGCCACCGCGCGGCGTACCGGGGTGTCGGCCTACGTGGGGGACGGCGCCAACCGGTGGCCCGCGGTGCACCGCGGGGACGCGGCTGTTCTGTTCCGACTGGCCCTGGAGAAGGCACCCGCGGGCAGTGTGCTGCACGGAGTGGACGAGAGCGGTGTCACCCTGCGCAGCGTCGCGGAGGCGATCGGCCGGGGCCTCGGCCTGCCCGCCGCGTCGGTCACCCCCGACGAGGCCGTGACCCACTTCGGTAACCCGTTCATGGCCCGTGTCTACGCCTTCGACGGCCCCGCCTCCAGCGCCCGCACCCGGGAGCTGCTCGGCTGGTCACCCCGCCGGCCCACCCTGATCGAGGACCTCACGCACGGCGACTACTTCACGGCGCCGCAGGCCTGA
- a CDS encoding fic family toxin-antitoxin system, toxin component: MELHIDVPWILQVAEVAGAADPSPEDYGVPVAAVACHRAELLDTPVYDGPYARAAALVHVLGRCRWLERSNLAVAAATGVMYLEASGIPVKPAREDALALRDLLRDPACSAARIATLLRGWPRAS, translated from the coding sequence ATGGAACTGCACATCGACGTTCCCTGGATCCTGCAGGTCGCGGAGGTCGCCGGCGCGGCCGACCCCTCCCCGGAGGACTACGGGGTCCCCGTGGCCGCGGTCGCCTGTCACCGGGCGGAGCTGCTGGACACCCCCGTCTACGACGGTCCCTACGCCCGTGCCGCCGCGCTGGTGCACGTTCTCGGGCGCTGCCGCTGGCTGGAGCGTTCGAATCTGGCCGTGGCCGCCGCGACGGGGGTGATGTACCTGGAGGCTTCCGGCATCCCGGTCAAACCCGCGCGCGAGGACGCGCTCGCCCTGCGTGACCTGTTGCGCGATCCCGCCTGCAGCGCCGCCCGGATCGCCACGCTGCTGCGCGGCTGGCCCCGGGCGAGCTGA
- the ligA gene encoding NAD-dependent DNA ligase LigA, with protein sequence MTTPAAVIMDAAAYAQAVEDAVTASAAYYADGTSALDDDAYDRLVRGIAAWEADHPEQVLPGSPTGKVAGGAVEGDVPHTVAMLSLDNVFSPEEFTAWTASLARRVGHEIERFGIEPKLDGLAVAARYTDGRLARLITRGDGTAGEDVSHAIGTIEGLPVELAEPVTVEVRGEVLMTTAQFEHANEVRTAHGGQPFANPRGAAAGSLRARERAYTVPMTFFGYGLLPLPGTGTALAARLAELAHSELMTQAAAYGINTTATTAVPGSTADTVAGVLARVQEIAARRADLPFGIDGIVIKADLAADQRTAGSGSRAPRWAIAYKLPAVEKITRLLEVEWNVGRTGIIAPRAVLRPVEIDGATITYATLHNPADITRRDLRLGDQVMVHRAGDVIPRVEAPVAHLRTGEEQPIVFPAVCPRCGSGIDTSEQRWRCENGRNCHLVAALSYAAGRDQLDIEGLGHTRVVQLVDAGLVTDLADLFTLTREQLLGLERMGDTSTDNLLAALDAAKGRPLARVLCALGIRGTGRSMSRRIARYFATMDHIRAADAEAMRRVEGIGTEKAPSIVAELAELAPLIDRLVAAGVNMTEPGATPPVPDAHVTGEPADGTDRAGTLPGAEAAAGETGGGPLTGMTVVVTGAMTGPLEKLSRNRMNELVEQAGGRSSSSVSKKTTLVVAGEGAGAKRAKAESLGIRLATPDEFAALIADHLD encoded by the coding sequence ATGACAACACCCGCAGCTGTGATCATGGATGCCGCCGCCTACGCGCAGGCGGTCGAGGACGCGGTGACGGCGTCGGCCGCCTACTACGCGGACGGGACCTCGGCACTGGACGACGACGCCTACGACCGGCTGGTCCGAGGCATCGCCGCCTGGGAGGCGGACCATCCCGAGCAGGTGCTGCCCGGCTCCCCGACGGGGAAGGTCGCCGGTGGTGCCGTGGAGGGCGACGTCCCGCACACGGTGGCGATGCTGAGCCTGGACAACGTGTTCTCACCGGAGGAGTTCACCGCCTGGACCGCCTCCCTGGCCCGGCGCGTCGGCCACGAGATCGAGCGGTTCGGCATCGAGCCGAAGCTGGACGGGCTCGCCGTCGCCGCCCGGTACACGGACGGCCGGCTGGCACGGCTCATCACCCGCGGGGACGGCACGGCCGGGGAGGACGTCTCGCACGCCATCGGCACGATCGAGGGACTCCCCGTCGAGCTGGCCGAACCGGTCACCGTGGAGGTCCGGGGCGAGGTCCTGATGACGACCGCCCAGTTCGAGCACGCGAACGAGGTGCGCACCGCGCACGGCGGGCAGCCGTTCGCCAACCCGCGTGGCGCGGCGGCGGGCAGCCTGCGCGCCAGGGAACGCGCCTACACCGTGCCGATGACGTTCTTCGGGTACGGTCTGCTGCCCCTGCCAGGCACCGGCACCGCGCTCGCCGCCCGGCTGGCGGAACTCGCGCACAGCGAGCTGATGACGCAGGCCGCCGCCTACGGGATCAACACCACCGCCACCACCGCGGTACCCGGCAGCACTGCCGATACCGTCGCGGGCGTGCTGGCCCGCGTGCAGGAGATCGCCGCCCGGCGGGCCGACCTGCCGTTCGGCATCGACGGCATCGTCATCAAGGCCGACCTCGCCGCCGACCAGCGCACGGCGGGCTCGGGCTCACGCGCCCCACGCTGGGCGATCGCCTACAAGCTGCCCGCCGTCGAGAAGATCACCCGGCTGCTCGAGGTGGAGTGGAACGTCGGCCGCACCGGCATCATCGCCCCGCGTGCCGTCCTGCGACCGGTCGAGATCGACGGCGCCACCATCACCTACGCCACCCTGCACAACCCGGCCGACATCACCCGTCGTGACCTGCGCCTGGGCGACCAGGTCATGGTCCACCGGGCAGGCGACGTCATTCCGCGCGTCGAAGCTCCCGTCGCCCATCTGCGCACCGGCGAAGAACAGCCCATCGTCTTCCCCGCGGTCTGCCCGCGCTGCGGCTCCGGCATCGACACCAGCGAGCAGCGCTGGCGCTGCGAGAACGGACGCAACTGCCATCTGGTGGCCGCCCTGTCCTACGCGGCCGGCCGCGACCAGCTCGACATCGAGGGCCTCGGTCACACCCGCGTCGTCCAGCTCGTCGACGCCGGCCTCGTCACCGACCTCGCCGATCTGTTCACCCTCACCCGCGAGCAGCTCCTCGGCCTGGAGCGGATGGGCGACACCAGCACCGACAACCTCCTCGCCGCCCTCGACGCCGCCAAGGGCCGGCCGCTGGCACGGGTGCTGTGCGCGCTCGGCATCCGCGGCACCGGCCGGTCCATGTCCCGCCGCATCGCCCGGTACTTCGCGACGATGGACCACATCCGCGCCGCGGACGCGGAGGCGATGCGCCGGGTCGAGGGCATCGGCACCGAGAAGGCCCCCTCGATCGTCGCCGAACTGGCCGAACTGGCGCCGCTCATCGACAGACTCGTCGCGGCCGGCGTCAACATGACCGAACCCGGCGCCACCCCACCCGTCCCGGACGCGCACGTCACCGGCGAGCCGGCCGACGGCACCGACAGGGCCGGGACCCTGCCGGGCGCCGAAGCAGCCGCGGGGGAAACCGGGGGCGGCCCGCTGACTGGCATGACCGTGGTCGTCACCGGCGCGATGACCGGCCCCCTGGAGAAGCTCAGCCGCAACCGGATGAACGAACTCGTCGAACAGGCCGGCGGCCGCTCCTCCTCCAGCGTCTCCAAGAAGACCACCCTCGTCGTCGCCGGGGAGGGCGCGGGCGCCAAGCGGGCCAAGGCCGAGAGCCTCGGGATCCGCCTGGCCACGCCCGACGAGTTCGCCGCCCTCATCGCCGATCACCTCGACTGA
- a CDS encoding helix-turn-helix transcriptional regulator yields MAIDRAGLAAFLRRRRESLQPEDVGLPRGQRRRTSGLRREEVAALCHMSTDYYARLERERGPQPSAQMAASIAQGLHLSLDERDHLFRLAGLSPPVRGSAGDHVGPGLLRILDRLADTPAEIVGELGETLRQTPLGVALTGDTTRFTGPERSIAYRWFALPGTRERYAPEDHAHLSRMFASGVREVATLRGPGSRAAHYADLLLERSEEFRALWQAHEVGVGPRQVKRFVHPEVGLLELNCQSLLDTDQSHRLLVYTAAPGSESHEKLRLLSVIGAQTVG; encoded by the coding sequence ATGGCGATCGACCGGGCCGGACTGGCCGCCTTCCTGCGGCGGCGGCGGGAATCACTGCAGCCCGAGGACGTCGGCCTCCCCCGGGGGCAGCGCCGCAGGACGAGCGGACTGCGACGCGAGGAGGTCGCGGCGCTGTGCCACATGTCGACCGACTACTACGCGCGGCTCGAACGCGAGCGCGGCCCCCAGCCCTCCGCGCAGATGGCCGCCTCGATCGCGCAGGGTCTGCACCTGTCCCTGGACGAGCGCGACCATCTCTTCCGTCTGGCCGGGCTCAGCCCGCCCGTGCGCGGCTCGGCCGGTGACCACGTCGGTCCCGGCCTGCTCCGCATCCTCGACCGCCTCGCCGACACTCCTGCCGAGATCGTCGGCGAGCTCGGGGAGACGCTGCGCCAGACCCCGCTCGGTGTGGCCCTGACCGGCGACACCACGCGGTTCACCGGTCCCGAACGCAGCATCGCCTACCGCTGGTTCGCCCTGCCTGGCACCCGTGAGCGGTACGCGCCGGAGGATCACGCGCACCTCTCGCGCATGTTCGCGTCCGGGGTGCGCGAGGTCGCCACGCTGAGGGGCCCGGGCTCACGGGCGGCGCACTACGCCGACCTCCTCCTGGAGCGGAGCGAGGAGTTCCGTGCCCTGTGGCAGGCCCACGAGGTGGGTGTCGGCCCCCGGCAGGTCAAGCGCTTCGTCCATCCCGAGGTGGGGCTCCTGGAGCTGAACTGCCAGTCACTGCTGGACACCGACCAGTCGCACCGGCTGCTCGTCTACACCGCCGCCCCCGGTTCCGAGAGCCACGAGAAACTGCGTCTGCTGTCCGTCATCGGCGCCCAGACGGTCGGCTGA
- a CDS encoding SDR family oxidoreductase gives MARTDIDITVPDLSGRRAVVTGGSDGIGLGLATRLAAAGAEVLLPVRNPRKGEAALAAIRTTVPDADVSLRTLDLSSLTSVRTLGETLLAEDRPIHLLVNNAGVMTPPERQTTADGFELQFGTNHLGHFALVAHLLPLLRAGRARVTTQISIAANQFAINWEDLNWERSYSGGRAYSQSKIAAGLFGLELDRRSAAGDWGITSNLSHPGIAPTSLLAARPELGRTKDTLGVRVIRVLSARGILLGTVRSALLPALYAATSPQAEGGAFYGPGGPGHLGGPPAPQKLYSRLHSADEARRVWARSEELTGIRCA, from the coding sequence ATGGCACGTACCGACATCGACATCACCGTCCCCGACCTGTCCGGCAGGCGCGCCGTCGTCACCGGCGGGAGCGACGGCATCGGACTCGGTCTGGCCACCCGCCTCGCCGCCGCCGGCGCGGAGGTGCTCCTGCCGGTCCGCAATCCCCGCAAGGGCGAGGCGGCGCTCGCCGCGATCCGCACGACGGTCCCCGACGCGGACGTGTCGCTGCGCACGCTGGACCTGTCCTCACTCACCTCCGTCAGGACGCTGGGCGAGACCCTGCTGGCGGAGGACCGCCCGATCCACCTGCTCGTCAACAACGCCGGCGTCATGACACCGCCCGAGCGGCAGACGACCGCGGACGGCTTCGAGCTGCAGTTCGGCACCAACCACCTCGGTCACTTCGCCCTCGTCGCCCACCTGCTGCCGCTGCTGCGGGCCGGCCGCGCCCGCGTGACGACGCAGATCAGCATCGCGGCGAACCAGTTCGCGATCAACTGGGAGGACCTGAACTGGGAACGCTCCTACAGCGGCGGCCGCGCCTACAGTCAGTCGAAGATCGCGGCCGGGCTGTTCGGCCTGGAACTCGACCGTCGCAGCGCGGCCGGTGACTGGGGCATCACCAGCAACCTGTCCCACCCGGGCATCGCCCCCACCAGTCTCCTCGCCGCCCGCCCCGAGCTGGGGCGCACCAAGGACACCCTCGGCGTACGCGTCATCCGCGTGCTGTCCGCCCGGGGCATCCTCCTCGGCACGGTCCGCAGCGCGCTGCTCCCCGCCCTGTACGCCGCCACGTCGCCGCAGGCCGAAGGCGGCGCCTTCTACGGCCCCGGAGGACCCGGCCACCTCGGCGGCCCGCCCGCGCCGCAGAAGCTCTACAGCCGCCTGCACAGCGCGGACGAGGCCCGCCGCGTCTGGGCCCGCTCGGAGGAACTGACCGGGATCCGCTGCGCGTGA
- a CDS encoding MBL fold metallo-hydrolase, translating into MTTDTTSDATPRITPDTTPDVTSGALRLRRLGWAGVEILLGGTRLLIDPLENVGPLEPALGKPKRPLPPVETPGGVEAPEGTHVLLTHLHPDHYDRELLTRLAGSGTVGCHTPVAPALARDGVEAVPQERGRARRIGPLTVTPVASLDWRGSESDQVAWVVEGAGTRIIHCGDTMWHGDWWKIARDHGPFDLAFLPVNGVIAKFEGYEADVPVTLTPEQAVEAAAVLGATAVCAIHYELFDNPPTYVEQPDIAGRFVRAAAKRGLIAHLPGDGEAVPLVTRRAGRAAR; encoded by the coding sequence ATGACCACGGACACCACGAGTGACGCCACCCCCCGCATCACCCCCGACACCACTCCCGACGTCACCTCCGGCGCACTCCGCCTGCGTCGCCTGGGATGGGCGGGGGTGGAGATCCTGCTGGGCGGGACCAGACTGCTGATCGATCCGCTGGAGAACGTCGGGCCGCTGGAGCCCGCCCTGGGAAAGCCCAAGCGGCCTCTGCCTCCCGTCGAGACACCCGGGGGCGTCGAGGCACCCGAGGGAACCCACGTCCTGCTCACCCATCTGCACCCCGACCACTACGACCGTGAGCTCCTCACGCGGCTCGCCGGGTCCGGGACCGTCGGCTGTCACACGCCCGTCGCCCCGGCGCTGGCGCGGGACGGCGTCGAAGCCGTCCCGCAGGAGCGGGGACGGGCACGGCGGATCGGCCCGCTGACGGTGACACCGGTCGCCTCGCTGGACTGGCGCGGCAGCGAGTCCGACCAGGTCGCCTGGGTGGTGGAGGGCGCCGGTACGCGGATCATCCACTGCGGGGACACCATGTGGCACGGCGACTGGTGGAAGATCGCCCGGGACCACGGCCCCTTCGACCTCGCCTTCCTGCCCGTCAACGGGGTCATCGCCAAGTTCGAGGGCTACGAGGCGGACGTGCCGGTCACCCTGACGCCCGAGCAGGCCGTCGAGGCCGCGGCGGTCCTCGGCGCCACCGCCGTCTGCGCCATCCACTACGAGCTGTTCGACAACCCGCCCACCTACGTCGAGCAGCCCGACATCGCCGGGCGGTTCGTCCGCGCCGCCGCGAAGCGCGGCCTCATCGCTCACCTGCCGGGTGACGGCGAGGCGGTACCACTGGTCACGCGGCGGGCGGGGAGGGCCGCCCGGTAG